ccaagaacagacatttgaaaggcaatttaaaataaataaagaatagtgaacaacaggctgaataagtgtacgttatatgactcataaataaccaactgagaacgtgcctggtatgttaacgtaacatattattaagagtcattcaaataactatgacatatagaacatgctatacgtttaccaaacaatctgtcactcctaatcgctaaatcccatgaaatcttatacgtctagtctcttacgtgattgagctaaataatattatttgatattttacggtaatgtgttaataatttcacacataagtcgctcctgagtataagtcgcacccccggccaaactatgaaaaaaactgcgacttatagtccgaaaaatacagtatatatatatatatatatatatatatatatatatactgtatttttttcagactgtaagtcgcagttttttttaatagtttgaccgggggtgcgacttatgtgtgaaattattaacacattatcgtaaaatatcaaagaacacacacacacacacacagtatttttATATTTACTCTGACTCATTTTCCAGTCTTGTTGCCAGTCGGGTGGCACACATGTTCAGAGGAGGTAATTGCCAATGCTCAATTTTTATGTGCATAAAAAAACAGTTCACAACTGGGAATCGTTCACTTGAAAGAGCCGTCTAAAAGACTCTATGTTCAAGAAACGTCACATCTCTAGTGAGACTTTTTAACGACCCAATCCATAGCTGAACAAATTATTCAAGAATTGAAGTCTCTCTTGTGCTGGTCTCTCACACGGTTTTGTGTTGTTCCAGTTTGTTCATTACAGGACCAGTCAGCCATTACTTTTACCAGCTGATGGAGGTGTGGATGCCAAGTACAGATCCGTACTGTGTGCTCAAACGTCTGCTTTTGGATCGCCTTGTTTTTGCCCCTGGCTTCCTGCTGCTTTTCTTCTTCGTAATGAACATCCTTGAGGTGGGTACCTACCACACTGACTGCTGTCTCACTTTGATTCTGAAAACCTCTGtggtaaatgttttatttttaacagcaCCACATTTTATTCACCGTTACAACTTAATTGTAAAGAGTGGGAAACATAACAGGGGAGCACGGTGGTGTAGTGTTTAGCACATATGCCATCACAGTCCTGAACTGTTGTGGACTAAATTCTAATCTGTCATAAACTACGCCTCTTTAGTGTATATTTGATCAAATATGCACTACTTGGTGGCGTCTTTATTTAGCATTTTAACATAACATTCATTGAATTGGCCTGGAGACATGTGTGGGTCTTAAGAGTACAACCCTAAAATGGTTCCAGTCCTATCTGTGTTTTTTCTGTAAGCCTagaccagtggtgtccaaagtgtgccccaggggccatttgcagcccgcaaCTAATTTTTAACGGCCCGTGGCACCttctaaaaatacttttaaaaaaaaatataaagtggaataaatgagcAAACAGGATAAATGTAACGAGACATAGTTGCAATGTTGATTAATGACACAAAGCcgccatgcaggctatttctcttttctttttcttttgttattgctcaaaaaataataatgaattaaaatcaatgtttttataaatcattgacctattcaaggctccaattacatcacatcaaatatttggggaaaatattacatattttgtgtttttaaccataaaaaacaattgcaaaaaaatcgacgaatagatctgaagttaatctaaagacttaagtgttgaaagtaaaaaagtaaAAGAATGTATGAactttttttaacacttatgagtgggggcccttttggatccctcaataattttagtgggatttagttttttttacaaactgtcaatgctcaaaaaataatgacttAAAATCAATATGTTATGGATTACTGACctacttaaggctccaattatttcacatctaaTATTCCACTTTTGAGAGGATAATGCATGTTTTTGCCATAAGAACTGCGTTGTTTTTGACAAAACTCACAATAAAAAATATTCacattaacatttttatgaccgaGACCCTTTTTAGTCCCtgcgaccaaacttgaggggaaccctaaaggaaaaaatgttttttataatgaaaaatatcaaaatggactCTGTatgctttgatttttttttgtgtgcgacCCTTAGTGGAAAAAGTTGCCAATACTCTTGTGTTTGTCCACAACTgaggtgtaccccagggatcaatcttGGTGCCTGTCCTCATTTCTTTCCACAAGCTTCCTATGGGCTCTGTTTTTAAAAAGCACAATGTATGTTTTGCAGATGACAAATATACAGTATCTGCCTGTAACAACCATGACTACTCTGCAGAAATGTCTGCATGATGTCCAAACATGGATAGGGACCAATTTCCtatattgaaacaaaaataaaatataaataatatgatattTGGTCAAACGGACCCTCTTCGCAGACATGACAGCGCTATTTGCCTCTAATTGCTGCaaacaattttaaaggggaactgtactttttggggaatgttgcctatcgttcacaatctttatgaaagacattctaacttgtaaataaaatccGCTGACAGCGGAGGCAATGGGAGCgcctctattttgcccataaaatcggATAACCATTCAAAACACAcagacaatactccatttacacttcgtgacctgaatattaaccaagtattagtgatattgttattataagtgctaacacagacaaactatttatagcgtcgccgtgatcactagcttgtgtccctatgtttacatcatcgagtggtctgctgcttccttgctccctgtatgtTTTTAGTAGATCACAAATCAtgtatctcacctggacagaagaagtctgaggatgTATTCCGATCGTCTCAGTCCCCAAGCCAGTTTAAACACAGTCCAAGCAACATAAAGTATGTTTCCCCCCTGGCTTTAAAATCCAGTTTGGCAGCATGTATGggttatttattattttctttactttctatattttattattttatgtaaattggccctagtgtgtgaatgtgagtgtgaatgttgtctgtctatctgtgttggccctgcgatgaggtggcgacttgtccagggtgtaccccgccttccgcccgatagtagctgagataagctccagcaccccccgcgaccccgaaaggaataagcggtagaaaatggatggatggatgtggtaACTTTTTTGTAAATACGATTGCCATTCTAGTATTTTATTCCCCCTGCTGTGTTTAAATGTacttttcatttgttttatgtcTGCACAGCACTTTGGTCAGCGGGGTttgttattaaatgtgctttagaAATGATTCACTGAAACTGAACCCCAAAGTTTGACCCCATAGGTCAAAGTCACTTGAAATCGCTCACACGGCTCTCaatgttttctaaaaaaaaaaaaaaatacctgacATAACTTTTGCGTGTTGACAGAATGACGGGGAACTTTGTACACACTTTTAGGGGACTGATCAGCACACATTTGTAAACATTTGAGCAAGATAGGTAGAAAAACTTGGCTGCCTTCAACAAAAGCATCTCTGCTACAGTTATTCTCCATAAATTATTGACTATTTGTGTATTGGTTATAAAAAGTTGAGGCTACCTGTACGACATGTCTTCTAATTTAATATTTATGTGACCGACTTATTTTGTTCAGAAATAATGCAATGCCTTTTTAGATACAGTAATTGTTCAAATGAAATTGCATGAGGggcaaaatgtatgaaaataatgaaccaaaagcATATGTCTTAATCTCAGGTAAAAGGATTGGATGACTTTATGAAGAAGTTCAGAAGAAGCTACTGGACCGCTCTGAAGATGAACTGGAGAGTTTGGACACCTTTCCAGTTCATCAATATCAACTTTGTGCCTCTTCAGGTATGTTTTTTACTCGTTACGCACACTCATCATTGCGGTGGCCAACCTTGGCTGTGTGTGTTTGGCTTTCAGTTCCGAGTGCTATTTGCCAACATGGTGGCCTTATTTTGGTACGCCTACCTTGCATCGATCAGGAAATGAAGCATCCCAAGATTTTAACTCAGGTAAATCAACTGGATGGACTACAATAGGAGAACAATGAGATTATACATGCAGCCAACTGGTCAGCAGTCTATTTTTgtgaacaataataatataccTAGAACTTTCATCACTGTGATTTAAACATTTCTAATACTTAAAGAGGGTTTAATGCAGTTTATAAAATACACACCAAGACCTGTATTGCAAGTCACACTAATACtgtattaaaataatataattgtGTATTAACTACAGACACTAAAGTGCCTTGAATGGTAGTCGGTGTTgtaatatgaaaaataaaatataacagaAATACAGATGACTCAATTTACACACTTTTATGCTGAGAAGTTCAAGTGTGTTAACACTAACCATGGCAGAGAATGCACTCAGCACCCGGATGTTGCACTCAGGTGTACAGCGATCCTTAAtagtgaatgttctcattcatccaggtcattgtcatctcagggcattcaattgatcccaactggactgtttggtttgtcttagaaggcaTTTCGTCTCTCATCCaaataggcttcatcagttcacgctcacagtcttagattggtcagatctagtccagcagCTGGtgtcaaaaccccaaatatttatactccaaaaaccaggagggtgtgtctgggcaaggatggtttcgccctgtcgtagtgagaaaaacaataagcaatcctaactgtcaaagccaacgacagtcgttgaagtctAATTTCCCCCTGTTAGcactgaggtattgtgtggcacaaCGATGGCTGTGGATCGACTAGTACTAGTCCAAAATAGTCGAAATCCCTCGCGTAAGCATtctattcagttgtaaacaaatggcaccttctgtgaccagaatgtttccaactcctgttatttgtaggaggctaaattgcagagtattttaggaatggttaaatggacagtgttgtatgtggggaaaccagtggtgtcgcagaccacctcccctgtacagggatggtttttcaaccttgacatagatggcttccctcgcTCCTCGTttgtaccatccgtcctccctgtccagaatctgtacatttttgttcacGAAGGAGTGTAGTTTCTACCTGAGGTGCAAGTACACAGCTAAGAGTGTGCCAGGCACCgacttagtggttgttttgtttccccaatatatgaatcagtgcaattcatcattacactggatagcatacaccagatagtttttgtgggtgtgaggtgtccggtctttaggatgcaccagtctctgtctcagggtgttgcctggtttgaagtgtactggcatgttgtgttggttaaacattagtttctcagatagacctgatgcatatggaatgacaatattgTTGCATCTGTCACTTTTTTCCTCCTCATtcactctgttcttgttatttctggaactggaaGCACTTTTCACAAATGACCAGTTGGGGTAACTACATgttttgagggcttccctcaaatgcctaagctctttctctttggcctgtaggctggtaggaacattatcagctctgtgttgaTAATGTAGTGAAATAGGACGGTGGTTCTTTGGGTCGGCTGTAATTTTCAGATCTTGGGTATCGACTGACGAAGGAGACAGGAGGAGTAAACACCTGGAGCCAGTCCAGGCATTTCTGGCCGCTGTGTATAAGAAACTCAGGTTGGATGTTGTCAGGGCCTTGGGCCTTTCCACTCTTTAGTTGGGTGATGAAGTTAGTGAGGTCTTCAGCTGAGAATGGTACTGATATATGGCCATCAACTCCTGGTGTTTGCCAAAGGCTGGTTGTTTCTTTCTTGATGGATCTGGTGTGATCTTTGAAGCAGCCATTTGCAAGGAGCTGTGCAGCTATAGAGTTGGCTGTCACTGGGCATTGAGAATGTCTGGAGCTTCTACCTGTAAGGTGGTTAAAGATCTTCCAAGCCTTCCTTCTGGACCGAGTGAAGTCAATTCCTCTCACCGTCTCTTCCCATCTTTCTCTACATTTATTGTCTCGGCTGTCTGTCAGTAGTGTTGCTTTATTGGCTGCCTCTTCACCAGGTTCAGCCTGCAGGAAAATTGTTGTCGTGTTCATCACACTCCTTGTCCCTTGTGGGAATGTAACGATGACGAAAACGGCGTGGGACATCTCTCATGGCTGCCCTAATGAGGTGCTGAGTAGGCGCCATCCAGGTTGAGAGTGGTTGGTGCGGGTAGATTGTCGGTGCCTGAGTCCACAAAATTGGTGAGCTGTTGACAGTTAGTCAAATTCCACCTCTTCACTGGTTTGGTAAGCACTGGTTGGATAGGGTTGTCTGGGGTTATCAGTAACGGGAAAAGGATCCAGGGTGATGTGATGGGCCAATCAGGTTCAAGAAAGCGAGGTCTGGGTTTGAGGTTGTGTTCCACCTGCCAGAGTGGAAGCTGTCTGGTTGTCTTGGATCATAGAGGAGTTGCACAACAGTTGCTAATGGCCATTCCTCGAGAGTGACACCTTCTGGATTGGAAGTTATATTCCCAAGAAGTGCTGTGGCAGTTCAAGTCACCGACATAAATGCAGCGTGGGTCAAAAATGTACCTGTAGATGTTGATGACAGTTACACCTTAGATTTGTGTGGCTGCCCATTCCAGGCTGGAGTCAGGCGGGCACGTTGCAATTGCTTTCCATTTAGtgctgttttttaattaatgtggcAATCCCATGCATGTCACTCTTGGTGTGTGAAGCCAATGTGTATCCAGGGATCTTTAGACAAGAACTGTCGGTTACATGGGTCTCTTGGAGGATTGTGGTGATTTTGTATGtctgtagaagttactcaattgTGACGGTTTGGGCCTTGGTAAGGCCCTCCACATTTAGCTGCAGCATTTAGCTGCAGCACGGTGATGCCTTTCTGTATGGCATCAAACGTTGCCTGCCCTGAAAATGGTACGTGTTCCAGGTTGACAACAGGCTGCATTCTCCAATTATGTTGTTACCAACGATGTTAGTTTTGCTGTTGCTGCTCCTGCTGTCTCTACTTGTCTTTCGCCTGATTTTTTTTCTGGTTGATATTgtcgttactgccacaagtggtggaaaagtgcattacaactaaGTACCCTTGCAGCTcatacggcatacttgccaaccctcccggattttccgggagactcccgaaattcagcgcctctcccgaaaacctcccgggacaaattttctcccgaaaatctcccgaaattcaggcggagctggaagccacgccccctccagctccatgcggacctgagtgacgtgtcaacagcctgtattaacgtccgctttcccacaatataaacagcgtgcctgcccaaacacgttataactgtagaatgatcgagggcgagttcttggtttcttatgtgggtttattgttaggcagtttcattaacgtcctcccagcgcggtaacaacacacaacagcagtcatgttttattctaccgtaaagcagttcgtctgccgtaaacagcaatgttgttgtaatgagttggaggcaataaccaggtgaggtgatgaagtacgtctctttactgtagacttcagaacagactcacacacttgacgtcaggtgcgcaacaccacgtaaatcgttggccaaccaaaaagtaaccccagtacgctatagccagcattcaccaggagatggcaacagacaaacagatcactctattacattcctcccctttttgaaatgtagaagttactcaaaataaataaacaacccaaccaaaaaatgcagcagctcaattaaaaaactgtacttaaggtctcaaggttggcaagtatgtcatacggaccacagttgagaaacGGATATTTTAGGCTGTCtaactatggttaagaaacactgttctaCCTCATATATGGTCCAATAAATGAAAGTAAAAGATTAATGTAGAACACGATTGATAAGTTACTAATTGGTGTAGCTCTTATGTGTTCACATACAAGGTGAGTTAAGATTGTGAACCATCAGATTAGGAGACCATCCTTTCAACCTGAGATGCTACGCTGACTGACAGccgctaaattaaaaaaatatgagcaaatgtCATAGCTCTAATAAAGGGACTTTAAACTAATGAAAAAGTCTTGCTGTGAAAAAGCAAAGATTAGCAATTTATACAAGAacccttcaaatatattttcaacTAAATGACCAGAACAGatatttttaaaaagtgaaaGACGCTTGAATGTTCTTTTTGGTGCACTCTACTCATTTACTGTTTCTATTGAAACTCTACTGCAAGATAAATGGTttacacaaaaaaagaaaacacccTGCACAGACAAGGATGTGAAATCTCTTCGTGCTTGTGTGGGTTGTTCCAGGAACTCCAATTTGCTCCCACATCCTGCATGTTAGGGTAATAGTAGACTCTAAATTGTCCACAGGTGTGAGTAGGaaggtaaatgtttgtttacgtgTATCCTGTCATTGATTTGCACCATGACCCTCGCCCAAAGTCAGATGGGATAATAAGctttacaaaacaaacaaaagtccaAGATGTCAGAATTCAGAGTGTTGCAACATGGCGACCCGCTCTTCCCTCTTTGCTAAAGGAATATTTCCTGTAGTAAAATAAAGAGCGAGACAATTAATaaaacatggtggaaatgtctCAACTACTTTCATGTTGCTAAATATTAGCTTGTTTTGTTTTACCTGGTGGTGCCATGTAATATTCCTCTACTGTGGTTTTGGAGAGATTCAGAAGTTCTTCTGCATGGTTGCCTTCCGTCACTGCGTCATGCCTCAGGTATAAAACTCTGGATGTGAAATAAAGAattacaaacacacaaatatttAATGGGACGCTGGTGTTTAACCCTTGAGCAACCCTCGGGCCCAAAACGGACATTACATGTGTTCCTTATGTGATATGATTGTTCATAGAGATGTGAGTCTTTGGGCACCAAATCATTTCTCATTCTTATTTCTGGGGTGACGAgtcgatttagaatcgattcaataagattctcgattcaaacagattcttgcaatgtattatttggtgtaatataataaaacaatttcaaaacaggttacaggttagaatagCTTCTTCTTGTTGCATGGAAATGACATAcaactttcttttcttttttaaatacattct
The Nerophis lumbriciformis linkage group LG12, RoL_Nlum_v2.1, whole genome shotgun sequence DNA segment above includes these coding regions:
- the pxmp2 gene encoding peroxisomal membrane protein 2; the protein is MTVNSLPLRDASFHFRLLQQYLFLLKKYPILTKSITSGILSALGNLLSQIVEARKKSKDDEVVQEIDTAGAARYAIYGLFITGPVSHYFYQLMEVWMPSTDPYCVLKRLLLDRLVFAPGFLLLFFFVMNILEVKGLDDFMKKFRRSYWTALKMNWRVWTPFQFININFVPLQFRVLFANMVALFWYAYLASIRK